The following proteins are co-located in the Corynebacterium kalinowskii genome:
- a CDS encoding DUF4192 domain-containing protein — translation MTYYSEHTTHVTPGFIFSNIPGSLGYHPEESLIVFLFHREDNSDTGCRYTLGPMLRADIEHLDQPHDFLGYVCGFEPHLIFAVAIGSEASASAALEFEDLCLELDLPLAAVWHVPELYSGAPYERIGGESAAELGPFTSGRDDWDRGQVAEILAAPSMEAFRRRGELPELSRAESYAFLSQPNPNTTRRDRRGLSKRGRQHALALLAALEESSPEEAEYMVDSLLDDVQDVIDTIISQQLTPEEICEDMDLIEQCAVYFSHPSLRDPLLQWAVSDYAQAFYALSVAIARSTDYETKASALCCAALSASYTGQKHRVLQALQLAHEGAPKHRLTVLMVEALHCGGLEMLYQACYEGAMLARKALLSS, via the coding sequence ATGACATACTATTCAGAGCACACAACTCATGTGACACCTGGTTTCATCTTCTCCAATATCCCTGGCAGCCTCGGCTATCACCCGGAGGAAAGCCTCATTGTCTTTCTGTTCCACCGTGAGGACAACTCGGACACCGGCTGTCGCTACACACTTGGTCCGATGCTCCGCGCCGACATCGAACACCTTGATCAGCCCCATGACTTTCTTGGTTATGTCTGTGGCTTCGAACCCCACCTGATCTTCGCCGTGGCTATCGGAAGCGAGGCATCAGCGTCGGCTGCCCTAGAGTTTGAGGATCTTTGCCTCGAATTAGATTTGCCACTGGCCGCCGTCTGGCATGTGCCGGAACTGTACTCGGGTGCGCCCTATGAACGCATTGGGGGCGAGTCCGCCGCTGAACTTGGGCCGTTCACTTCCGGACGCGATGACTGGGACCGCGGACAGGTAGCGGAGATTCTGGCCGCTCCGTCGATGGAAGCTTTTCGACGGCGCGGGGAGCTCCCAGAGTTGTCGCGCGCGGAAAGCTATGCGTTCCTTTCGCAGCCGAATCCGAACACAACTCGACGCGACCGCCGCGGGCTAAGCAAACGCGGAAGACAACACGCGCTGGCGCTGCTGGCGGCCCTGGAAGAAAGCAGCCCGGAAGAGGCCGAGTACATGGTCGATTCATTGCTCGATGATGTCCAGGACGTGATCGATACCATCATTTCCCAGCAGCTAACTCCGGAGGAGATCTGCGAAGACATGGACCTGATCGAACAATGTGCGGTGTATTTTTCCCACCCGAGCTTGCGCGATCCTCTCTTGCAGTGGGCAGTGTCTGACTATGCGCAGGCTTTCTACGCGTTGAGCGTCGCCATTGCGCGATCCACTGACTACGAAACGAAAGCGAGTGCGCTGTGTTGCGCAGCGCTTTCGGCCTCGTACACAGGGCAAAAGCACCGAGTACTACAGGCCCTTCAGTTGGCTCACGAAGGTGCGCCAAAGCACCGGCTCACCGTGCTGATGGTGGAAGCGTTGCATTGTGGCGGGCTGGAGATGCTTTACCAGGCGTGCTATGAGGGTGCAATGCTGGCTCGGAAGGCGTTGCTGAGCAGCTAG
- a CDS encoding PAC2 family protein, with amino-acid sequence MTELAGNGRTPRMYELEYPAPDVASEGSHGPTLIVALQGYADAGQAVESSSEHLLQALDHRLLATFNTDELIDYRSRRPAVTIEHNELIDAELPELNLHVVRDSAGTSFLLLSGPEPDLRWESFTRSVADLAERFGVQQTICLYGAPMAVPHTRPLVVSAHGNSKELVSKLFSINSRIIIPGSASLHIERKLHKRGRNVAGFTAHVPHYLAASDYPEATYRLLGAISDTTGLKFPLAALEADAEKVRIQIEEQVQDSHEIQAVVRALESQYDSEMEQHQRNEILPGDSEIPTGDELGAEFERFLAGLDAEDDDTESGDS; translated from the coding sequence ATGACTGAGCTCGCAGGCAATGGCCGCACGCCGCGCATGTATGAACTCGAATACCCTGCGCCCGACGTGGCCTCCGAAGGGTCGCACGGTCCAACTCTCATCGTGGCGCTGCAAGGATACGCAGATGCCGGCCAGGCAGTGGAATCCAGTTCAGAGCATTTGTTGCAGGCTCTGGACCACCGACTGCTGGCCACGTTTAACACCGATGAACTCATCGACTATCGCTCGAGGCGCCCCGCCGTCACCATTGAGCACAACGAACTCATCGACGCAGAGCTGCCCGAACTCAACCTGCACGTGGTCCGCGACAGCGCCGGGACTTCTTTCCTCCTGCTTTCTGGCCCCGAACCAGATCTGCGCTGGGAATCCTTTACACGCTCAGTCGCTGACCTGGCCGAACGATTTGGGGTCCAGCAGACCATCTGCCTCTACGGAGCGCCCATGGCCGTGCCACACACCAGGCCGCTAGTCGTGTCCGCACACGGCAACTCTAAGGAGTTGGTGTCCAAGCTGTTCTCCATCAACAGCCGTATCATTATCCCTGGTTCAGCATCACTCCACATCGAGCGGAAGCTGCACAAGCGGGGCCGCAATGTCGCAGGTTTCACCGCCCACGTCCCGCATTACCTCGCTGCTTCTGATTACCCAGAGGCTACATACCGTCTCCTGGGCGCTATCTCTGACACCACGGGACTGAAGTTTCCACTGGCTGCTCTGGAGGCCGACGCAGAGAAAGTCCGAATCCAGATTGAAGAACAGGTCCAGGACTCACATGAAATCCAAGCGGTAGTTCGGGCCCTCGAAAGCCAGTATGACTCTGAGATGGAGCAGCACCAGCGCAACGAGATTCTGCCGGGAGATTCAGAGATCCCCACGGGCGATGAGCTGGGTGCGGAATTCGAACGCTTCCTCGCAGGCTTAGATGCCGAGGACGACGACACAGAAAGTGGCGACTCCTAG